A window of the Mesotoga prima MesG1.Ag.4.2 genome harbors these coding sequences:
- a CDS encoding LVIVD repeat-containing protein: protein MRRVILLGIVSFFSSISLASGFYIGSGFNGLVEVIAGNQEWNMRVIPVTSLSSGGIVAGKLIFNVLRDKGFAVIPALQPEGYRVVDTFHCEAIEVNIERLEVFVADGTHGVEVFKFYGSSFYKHIQTMPLKGWVNSLAYLDDYLLVGSELDGLFVIRRGENGFELIDHIYPRYVSDLEEGVIVNAIAAWEDSFYVAAGERGVITFEIGDSAFVKKAEIKVGYAMDVSVSDGDLFVVDSRVDEILVFDTDDLSLKERHVVNGKLREAVPIVDWQNHNKLLVCRLDDSVAVIDRNTSQEIFSLKGSFFGLVEARYFLGHPFLDE, encoded by the coding sequence ATGAGAAGAGTGATTCTCTTAGGGATCGTTTCCTTTTTCTCTTCTATTTCACTCGCTAGTGGGTTCTACATTGGATCTGGATTTAACGGTCTAGTCGAAGTCATTGCCGGGAATCAGGAGTGGAATATGAGAGTCATACCTGTCACCTCGTTATCGAGTGGAGGAATAGTTGCCGGTAAACTGATCTTCAATGTCCTTAGAGACAAAGGCTTTGCGGTGATTCCCGCTCTTCAACCGGAGGGTTATAGGGTGGTTGATACTTTTCATTGCGAAGCAATCGAAGTTAATATTGAGAGACTGGAAGTCTTTGTAGCCGACGGGACACACGGGGTAGAAGTCTTTAAGTTCTATGGATCGTCCTTTTATAAACACATTCAGACAATGCCATTGAAAGGCTGGGTAAACTCCCTAGCGTACCTGGATGACTACTTGTTGGTTGGAAGCGAGCTTGATGGGCTTTTCGTGATTCGGAGAGGGGAGAATGGATTCGAGCTAATCGATCACATTTATCCCAGGTATGTGAGTGATCTGGAAGAGGGAGTAATAGTAAACGCCATTGCAGCCTGGGAAGACTCGTTTTATGTTGCAGCAGGAGAAAGAGGAGTAATAACTTTTGAAATTGGTGACTCTGCGTTCGTCAAGAAAGCCGAAATTAAGGTTGGCTACGCAATGGATGTTTCAGTTAGTGATGGGGATTTGTTTGTGGTCGACTCGAGGGTTGATGAAATACTGGTTTTTGACACAGACGACTTATCTCTTAAAGAAAGACACGTCGTAAACGGCAAATTAAGAGAGGCAGTGCCGATAGTTGACTGGCAAAACCACAATAAGCTCCTCGTATGTCGGCTTGATGATTCGGTCGCCGTAATTGACAGAAACACCTCTCAGGAGATTTTTTCCCTTAAAGGCAGCTTTTTTGGACTTGTTGAGGCTAGGTACTTCCTAGGTCACCCCTTTCTCGATGAATGA
- a CDS encoding carbohydrate ABC transporter permease produces MKTIRKQSVVVDVLIWAFLIVTAIVILAPIVFMFTASLMPSKDILKMPYSWIPKDLYIDNYWQAIRGNDGSFIYPRNILNSFIVAGAVSLSTVFLSALTGYGLAKFPFKGRNLVFLLIMATMMIPFEAIMIPLYLVATSLKIQDSYVGLILPFMVNAFGIFLMRQYLITFPDEIIDAARIDGSGEFSIFWKIILPNSAPAVATLAILTFRSQWDNLLWPLLISQSEEMKTIPLYIVKFAMEKHTNEGAMMAAAAIASIPMLILFLALSKYFVSGASLHSSRKG; encoded by the coding sequence GTGAAGACAATTCGAAAACAATCCGTGGTTGTTGATGTCTTGATATGGGCCTTCCTTATAGTGACAGCCATCGTGATTCTTGCACCCATAGTCTTTATGTTCACGGCCTCGCTTATGCCCTCGAAAGATATCCTGAAGATGCCGTATTCCTGGATCCCGAAGGATCTCTACATAGATAATTACTGGCAGGCAATAAGGGGGAATGATGGCAGTTTCATCTACCCCAGGAACATACTCAACTCATTCATAGTTGCGGGAGCTGTTTCACTTTCTACCGTATTCCTTTCCGCGTTAACGGGATATGGTCTGGCTAAGTTTCCCTTTAAAGGGAGAAATCTGGTGTTCCTTTTGATCATGGCTACCATGATGATCCCCTTCGAAGCCATTATGATTCCTCTGTATCTCGTTGCAACATCACTCAAGATCCAGGACTCATATGTCGGACTGATACTCCCCTTTATGGTTAATGCTTTTGGAATATTCCTGATGAGGCAGTATTTGATAACGTTTCCCGATGAAATAATTGATGCCGCCAGAATAGATGGTTCAGGCGAGTTTAGCATCTTCTGGAAGATAATACTGCCAAATAGTGCTCCGGCAGTTGCTACACTTGCTATCCTTACATTTCGAAGTCAGTGGGACAACCTGCTTTGGCCTCTCTTGATTTCACAGAGTGAAGAAATGAAGACAATCCCACTGTACATTGTGAAGTTTGCCATGGAGAAACACACTAACGAGGGAGCGATGATGGCGGCTGCAGCAATAGCGAGCATTCCCATGCTGATTCTCTTTCTTGCGCTCTCTAAGTATTTCGTCAGTGGAGCGTCTCTTCATTCATCGAGAAAGGGGTGA
- a CDS encoding carbohydrate ABC transporter permease: MRRVFNRGIEHKKARWGWLFVIPSLAFFAVFSFYPIINAFYTSLFRKRLLDLRPPKFIGFANYEYLLKSPDFWNSVKATSIFTLGTFIPIVVFSLLLAVFIMSRRRFQKFFQMVYYSPAVLSSVVAAAIWLLIFDPRGLANTTMNTLLGTVGKDYKWLATAGMVRLSTILVYFWKYIGYFTIIYITGLASIPQSLHEAAQIDGANGWKDFWHITLPLLKPTTVLVSIMSMLQCLKTFSTQYLFTQSGAPTQPINVITLNIYNTAIRDHDIGRASAMSIILFGIMLFFTWLQFRVSKSGGEVDY, from the coding sequence TTGAGACGTGTTTTTAACAGGGGCATAGAACACAAAAAAGCAAGGTGGGGCTGGTTATTTGTGATCCCATCGCTTGCCTTTTTTGCCGTCTTTTCTTTCTATCCAATAATTAATGCTTTTTACACCAGCCTTTTCAGAAAAAGACTCCTAGATCTGCGGCCCCCAAAGTTTATAGGCTTTGCAAACTATGAGTATCTTCTCAAATCGCCCGATTTCTGGAATTCAGTCAAGGCAACCTCTATCTTCACACTGGGAACGTTCATTCCAATTGTGGTATTCAGCCTTCTGCTCGCGGTCTTCATCATGTCAAGGCGAAGGTTCCAAAAGTTCTTCCAGATGGTGTACTACTCACCAGCCGTTCTCTCTTCAGTAGTTGCTGCAGCCATCTGGTTGTTGATATTCGATCCGCGAGGTCTGGCGAATACCACCATGAACACTTTGCTCGGAACCGTCGGCAAAGATTATAAGTGGTTGGCAACGGCGGGAATGGTAAGGTTGTCGACAATCCTGGTATATTTCTGGAAGTACATAGGCTACTTCACGATTATTTATATTACAGGATTGGCATCCATACCTCAGAGCCTACACGAAGCGGCACAAATCGATGGTGCAAACGGCTGGAAGGACTTTTGGCACATCACCCTCCCTTTGCTGAAACCGACAACCGTTCTGGTGTCGATCATGTCTATGCTTCAGTGTCTGAAAACATTCAGCACCCAGTATCTCTTCACGCAATCGGGAGCTCCCACCCAGCCAATAAACGTAATAACCCTTAACATATACAACACGGCGATCAGAGACCATGACATTGGCAGAGCAAGCGCCATGAGTATTATCCTCTTCGGCATAATGCTCTTCTTTACCTGGCTTCAATTCAGAGTAAGCAAATCAGGTGGAGAAGTCGACTATTAG
- a CDS encoding extracellular solute-binding protein → MNRRLVFVLLMVLLSLSILVANTIELEFWTHEDPNRTPLEERFIEEFQKMYPNVVIKRVTQSSSKIQELILTAFAANQGPDIFNMSIEDEFAYIANGRVAPVDYEAAGYKDMEDLLASFLPGTLDPVKYEGEIYGLPLEITNWCILLNKKVFRDAGLDPEIDYPKTWEEMMEVSEKLTIREGEIITRRGFDFRYPYYLVAFMPLVEQMGGKLVSDDGKTAIINDEAWLNFLDYMAEWGPNGRNLGSPTYKNARSLFNMDNNDIGMCTTGLYQLARIKADNPEFYDSGEFMVVPFPQFEDAVNYVPAHYYGHYYMVNSQKPKENQEMAWKFISYMLSHAEEYLEKVAIIIPTNELLESETFKNYPYSDVFISDLEKSTVVYFSESSAKIQSLIKEAVESVMLSGTSSRDALDTLRRKVQEVLDDQY, encoded by the coding sequence ATGAACAGGCGTTTAGTTTTTGTTCTTTTAATGGTCCTTCTTTCCCTTTCGATTCTTGTTGCCAACACGATTGAATTGGAGTTCTGGACTCACGAAGACCCAAACAGAACTCCGCTTGAGGAACGTTTCATTGAGGAATTCCAGAAAATGTACCCAAACGTAGTTATCAAAAGGGTTACACAGTCTTCCTCCAAGATACAAGAGCTCATACTGACGGCTTTCGCCGCTAATCAGGGTCCGGATATCTTCAACATGTCAATTGAAGACGAATTTGCATACATTGCTAATGGAAGAGTCGCTCCCGTTGATTATGAAGCCGCAGGTTACAAAGACATGGAGGATTTACTGGCATCATTCCTTCCCGGAACTCTAGATCCTGTGAAGTATGAAGGCGAGATTTATGGGCTTCCTCTCGAAATTACCAACTGGTGCATCTTGCTTAATAAGAAAGTATTCAGAGATGCCGGTCTAGATCCGGAAATCGACTACCCAAAAACATGGGAAGAGATGATGGAAGTATCTGAAAAGCTCACAATAAGAGAGGGTGAGATAATTACCCGTAGGGGCTTTGATTTCAGGTACCCGTACTATCTCGTAGCATTCATGCCATTGGTCGAGCAAATGGGCGGAAAACTCGTAAGTGACGACGGAAAGACCGCGATTATAAATGACGAAGCTTGGCTAAACTTCCTTGACTATATGGCAGAATGGGGACCGAATGGAAGAAATCTCGGTTCTCCAACTTACAAGAATGCCCGCAGTTTGTTCAATATGGACAACAACGACATTGGTATGTGTACAACCGGTCTATATCAACTCGCGAGAATAAAGGCCGACAATCCGGAATTTTATGACAGTGGAGAATTCATGGTCGTTCCCTTCCCTCAGTTCGAAGATGCTGTAAATTACGTGCCAGCCCATTATTATGGACACTACTACATGGTGAACTCCCAGAAACCAAAGGAGAATCAGGAAATGGCCTGGAAGTTCATCTCTTACATGCTGAGTCATGCAGAGGAGTATCTTGAAAAGGTTGCAATCATAATACCGACAAACGAACTACTGGAGTCAGAGACGTTCAAGAATTATCCATATTCAGACGTCTTTATCTCCGATCTTGAAAAATCGACGGTTGTGTATTTCTCTGAAAGCTCAGCAAAGATTCAGTCTCTAATAAAGGAAGCTGTAGAATCTGTTATGCTTAGCGGAACAAGCTCTCGTGATGCACTCGATACACTGAGAAGAAAGGTTCAAGAGGTTTTGGACGATCAGTATTGA
- a CDS encoding protease complex subunit PrcB family protein — MKKLIIVFIAIVLLSPFLVAFQVDYTELSSYEPLVLDESTGSRKKSVDFSVLSASDSNKVVIIASGWLFDPESEEQEREASIQLKVNGECYEKIVSLARQGLYFVMKPFLLSFERGYSLSVMELVLDYESVLEDAVKKLEYECLAVEIERSIEAGILIGVVEEKGFRETSVISGEPVLVIQAGEKPTGGYEIEVTSVLLIETRTIKVYATLHSPGSGEFVTQAFTYPRKAIKILGLVPGTYDLIVELEVMKDERVTDTEVFSSSLSVE; from the coding sequence ATGAAGAAGTTGATTATTGTGTTCATTGCCATTGTTCTTCTTTCCCCTTTTCTGGTCGCTTTTCAGGTAGACTACACGGAGCTTTCAAGTTACGAGCCGCTCGTACTCGATGAAAGCACAGGAAGTAGAAAAAAGAGCGTTGATTTCTCCGTTCTTTCTGCAAGCGATTCCAATAAAGTTGTGATTATTGCTTCAGGTTGGCTCTTCGATCCTGAAAGCGAAGAGCAGGAACGGGAGGCATCAATTCAGCTGAAAGTAAATGGTGAATGCTATGAGAAGATAGTTTCCTTGGCTAGACAGGGGCTTTATTTTGTAATGAAGCCGTTTTTGTTATCATTTGAAAGAGGGTATTCGTTGTCCGTAATGGAATTAGTACTTGACTATGAATCGGTTTTGGAGGATGCGGTGAAAAAGCTTGAGTATGAATGCCTTGCAGTGGAGATAGAGAGGAGCATTGAAGCAGGAATTTTGATTGGTGTTGTGGAAGAAAAAGGGTTCAGAGAAACCTCAGTAATATCAGGCGAACCGGTCCTGGTAATACAAGCTGGAGAAAAACCTACAGGAGGATATGAGATAGAAGTGACAAGCGTTCTCCTTATTGAGACTAGAACCATAAAAGTATACGCCACGCTCCACTCACCGGGTAGCGGGGAATTTGTTACTCAGGCCTTCACATACCCAAGAAAGGCGATCAAGATTCTTGGCCTTGTCCCAGGCACTTATGACTTAATAGTTGAACTGGAAGTAATGAAAGATGAAAGAGTAACTGATACTGAAGTTTTCAGTTCGTCACTTTCTGTCGAATGA
- a CDS encoding deoxyribodipyrimidine photo-lyase, whose amino-acid sequence MRADRAHKLNKSNDRRGNFVLYWMQASQRTEENHALELAKQEAKELDVPLAVLFVLNANYPSGNLRSFSFMFDGLRDVKSELEEQGIRFVIFKGDPVDIVPKVSKRCALVVTDVGYLRHQIDWRKRIAEKLECPFLSVESNVVVPVRTASCKEEYSAATFRKKVMKHFAEFVNDFEAVELRSRASLAEFEGATGIEDVDLSDLDQSVSVVSDFHGGQKEAKRRLEVFLSKNLDRFEEERNDPNSGCLSEMSPFLHFGHISPSYIARRVIDSCSKGKNAYIEELVVRRELGVNFVFYNSKYDSFEALPQWAQKTLNEHRKDKRVRSFSLSELESGKTDDPYWNAAQKEMSLTGKMHGYMRMYWGKKLLEWSSDPESAICSAIYLNDKYELDGRDPNGYAGILWCFGKHDRAWSEREIYGKVRYMNSNGLKRKFDIDSYVKRIDNLSFDRK is encoded by the coding sequence ATGAGAGCAGATAGGGCTCACAAGTTGAATAAGAGCAATGATCGACGCGGGAATTTTGTTTTATACTGGATGCAAGCTTCACAGAGAACTGAAGAGAATCATGCTCTTGAACTTGCTAAACAAGAAGCGAAAGAACTTGATGTTCCACTTGCTGTGCTTTTCGTTCTGAACGCTAATTACCCCTCTGGAAACCTGCGGAGTTTTTCCTTCATGTTCGACGGTTTGAGAGATGTGAAATCGGAGCTCGAAGAACAGGGAATCCGCTTCGTGATTTTTAAGGGAGATCCGGTCGATATAGTCCCCAAAGTATCTAAACGTTGTGCTCTGGTGGTAACAGACGTAGGTTATCTACGACACCAGATAGACTGGAGGAAGAGGATCGCTGAAAAACTAGAATGTCCGTTTCTTTCTGTTGAAAGTAACGTGGTAGTTCCTGTAAGAACGGCAAGCTGTAAAGAAGAATACAGCGCAGCGACTTTCAGGAAGAAGGTTATGAAGCATTTTGCTGAATTCGTAAATGATTTCGAAGCTGTGGAACTAAGATCCAGAGCTTCGCTTGCTGAATTTGAAGGCGCTACGGGTATTGAAGACGTTGATCTTTCCGACCTTGACCAGAGCGTTTCCGTTGTCTCCGATTTCCATGGGGGGCAGAAAGAAGCCAAGAGAAGACTTGAAGTATTTCTCTCGAAGAATTTAGACCGGTTTGAAGAAGAGAGAAATGATCCGAATTCCGGTTGCCTGTCAGAAATGAGCCCCTTTCTTCACTTTGGACACATTTCACCTTCTTACATCGCACGAAGAGTAATTGATTCCTGTTCAAAGGGGAAAAATGCGTATATCGAAGAACTGGTGGTCAGGAGAGAACTGGGCGTTAACTTCGTCTTCTATAATTCCAAATACGATTCCTTTGAAGCACTGCCTCAGTGGGCTCAGAAGACTCTCAATGAACACCGGAAGGACAAGAGAGTTCGATCCTTCTCACTTTCCGAACTTGAAAGCGGTAAGACCGATGATCCTTACTGGAATGCAGCTCAAAAGGAAATGTCTCTTACCGGGAAAATGCATGGTTATATGAGAATGTACTGGGGAAAGAAGCTCCTTGAATGGAGCTCCGATCCCGAAAGCGCTATTTGCTCGGCAATATACCTTAACGACAAGTATGAACTGGACGGACGGGACCCAAACGGATACGCCGGTATCCTTTGGTGCTTTGGAAAACACGACAGAGCGTGGTCTGAACGCGAGATCTATGGTAAGGTCAGATATATGAACTCAAACGGTCTCAAAAGGAAATTCGATATCGATTCCTACGTCAAAAGAATCGATAATCTGTCATTCGACAGAAAGTGA
- a CDS encoding YbgA family protein gives MIHSRPQVVVSRCLGFDTCRYNGQMIPSKFVKRLKKYVQYFTVCPEFDIGLGAPRAPVRMVRKSDEIRLIQPLTGNDVTERLTDYSHRFLDGLSGVDGFILKSASPTCGIKDVKVYPGEGKVMSSGRDSGFFGGIVIERFNFLPVEDDGRLSNFIIREHFLTKLFTVSRFRELSNNLTRKGLVDFQSDNKLLFMSYNQKEMRIMGAIVGKMDSRDIREVYDEYSSHFYKTMSTPPRHTSHINVLMHGLGYFSKYISSSEKRFFLDTLERYREGKIPLSVPLYILRSYVVAFESEYLARQTFFEPYPEDLVEITDSGKGRSGK, from the coding sequence TTGATACACTCTAGACCGCAAGTCGTGGTCAGTAGATGTCTCGGATTCGATACCTGCAGATACAACGGCCAGATGATTCCAAGCAAATTCGTCAAAAGGCTGAAGAAATACGTCCAGTACTTTACCGTGTGTCCCGAATTCGACATCGGACTTGGGGCACCGCGAGCCCCTGTAAGAATGGTAAGAAAGTCAGATGAAATAAGGTTAATTCAACCTTTGACAGGTAACGATGTTACAGAGCGTCTTACAGATTACTCTCACAGGTTTCTCGATGGTTTGAGCGGAGTTGACGGTTTCATTCTCAAATCTGCATCGCCAACCTGTGGCATAAAAGATGTGAAAGTGTATCCCGGGGAAGGTAAGGTAATGTCATCCGGTAGAGACTCTGGTTTTTTTGGAGGAATCGTTATTGAGAGGTTCAACTTCCTCCCAGTTGAAGACGATGGAAGGCTATCAAACTTCATAATAAGAGAACACTTCTTGACCAAACTTTTTACGGTCTCCCGATTCAGAGAACTCTCAAATAATCTTACCAGGAAAGGGCTGGTGGATTTTCAATCTGACAACAAGCTGTTATTCATGTCGTACAATCAAAAAGAAATGAGGATTATGGGTGCAATTGTGGGGAAGATGGATTCCAGAGATATTAGAGAAGTCTATGACGAGTATTCCTCTCATTTCTACAAAACGATGTCAACCCCACCAAGACACACCTCTCATATCAATGTCTTGATGCATGGACTGGGTTACTTTTCAAAGTACATATCGTCTTCGGAAAAGAGATTCTTTCTCGATACACTCGAAAGATATAGGGAGGGAAAGATTCCGCTGAGCGTCCCTCTATATATTTTACGTTCTTACGTCGTTGCATTTGAAAGCGAATATCTCGCGCGGCAGACTTTCTTCGAGCCTTATCCAGAAGACCTCGTCGAAATAACGGATTCTGGAAAGGGCAGATCAGGAAAATGA
- a CDS encoding alpha/beta fold hydrolase: protein MKIVRTLFLVLLIVIAVAVVNGIFSVTMARIFLNRIEREGRYLKVGEEELFLKVLGEGKPMLMIHGFPGSHLDFSELAKLLSSNRKVYLVDLPGSGLSEASSKGDYSRKGYAELLVDLMNLLNIEKADIIGHSLGGEIALNIGYYYSERVENLILIDSYAFTEQKLVPDFISSSKVLTWIAMRFYYQTYPVQRYLYTKRLGDKSYFVHEEFGKYFALVDRMSIQFLSEFIKDSDGGSLSGMLGEIDLNVLIIWGERDEILPLDYAKKISEEIPGSTLKIIEGRGHAPFIDKPERVAEEILSFLE from the coding sequence ATGAAAATAGTTAGGACGCTCTTTCTGGTTCTGCTTATTGTCATTGCGGTTGCAGTTGTCAACGGAATTTTCAGTGTGACAATGGCGAGGATTTTTTTGAACAGGATTGAAAGAGAAGGTAGGTACTTGAAGGTCGGTGAGGAAGAGCTTTTTCTGAAGGTTCTCGGCGAAGGAAAACCGATGCTTATGATTCACGGATTTCCCGGATCGCATCTTGATTTTTCAGAACTGGCCAAGCTTCTCTCTTCAAATAGAAAAGTCTACCTAGTAGACCTCCCTGGATCAGGCTTATCTGAAGCGTCAAGCAAAGGAGACTACTCAAGAAAAGGATACGCAGAGCTTCTTGTAGATTTGATGAATCTTCTGAACATTGAAAAAGCAGATATAATAGGGCACTCCCTCGGAGGAGAGATCGCGCTCAACATCGGCTACTACTATTCAGAAAGAGTAGAGAATCTCATCCTTATAGATTCTTATGCATTCACCGAACAGAAACTCGTGCCTGATTTCATTTCTAGTAGCAAAGTGTTGACATGGATTGCAATGCGATTCTATTATCAGACCTATCCTGTTCAGAGGTATCTCTATACTAAAAGACTGGGAGACAAAAGTTACTTCGTCCATGAGGAGTTCGGAAAGTATTTTGCTCTCGTAGATCGTATGTCTATACAATTCCTTAGTGAGTTCATTAAGGACAGTGATGGCGGTTCTCTTTCAGGAATGCTTGGAGAAATCGATCTGAATGTATTAATAATCTGGGGAGAAAGGGATGAAATACTTCCTTTAGATTATGCAAAAAAGATTTCTGAAGAGATTCCTGGAAGTACTCTCAAGATAATTGAGGGAAGAGGGCACGCTCCCTTCATCGACAAACCCGAAAGGGTGGCTGAAGAAATTCTCTCTTTCCTCGAATAA
- a CDS encoding MFS transporter has product MNIDEVIQKYITKGRRTRMLLLTSLEWMLVAGGVMITSLTLPSIVEDLAGTTGSQSMMASSVFVGMLLGALFSGMISDRFGRKWTNLILLLIAGLSTGFTGASVSMRTFSVGRFVAGIGYGGLLPVVNAYLTEFSSIRIRGLYLALLESSWAVGSIITGGFTMLTLNSLGWRWSFYFLALFSVPLLLISFFLPESPKYQFMKKGKVALEKILGKEIDEEIEMHKQSKQPILGLFKGDLARRTIMIWISWFSVSFVYYGIYTWAPKIFMSKGLTPVSSLWYTFFMLIMQLPGYLTAVILIERIGRKPSLTFFFGGMAVSSIVMALVNSSALLLVASVLISLFVLGAWGMVYAYTPELYPTEMRALGNGASGVMARAAGIVAPFFTNLVMGGTGSVFVVMIFMAALSLFAAIIVSKMGVETKQAIIE; this is encoded by the coding sequence ATGAACATTGATGAAGTGATCCAAAAGTATATAACTAAGGGCAGGAGAACGCGCATGCTTCTACTGACTTCGCTGGAGTGGATGTTAGTAGCCGGAGGAGTTATGATTACCTCTTTGACACTTCCTTCAATCGTGGAAGATCTTGCCGGTACTACAGGCAGTCAGAGTATGATGGCAAGTTCGGTATTCGTGGGAATGCTGCTCGGTGCGTTGTTTTCCGGAATGATCTCCGATAGGTTCGGTAGGAAGTGGACAAATCTCATCTTGTTGCTAATTGCAGGTCTTTCAACCGGGTTTACCGGCGCATCGGTTTCAATGAGAACTTTCTCAGTTGGGAGATTTGTGGCTGGAATCGGTTATGGTGGTCTGCTTCCCGTAGTCAACGCATACCTTACTGAATTCTCATCGATAAGGATCCGTGGTTTATATCTCGCTCTTCTTGAATCGAGCTGGGCGGTTGGAAGCATAATCACTGGTGGATTTACCATGTTGACTTTGAACAGCCTTGGATGGCGGTGGTCCTTCTACTTTCTTGCATTATTCAGTGTACCACTCTTGCTAATTTCCTTCTTTCTTCCTGAAAGCCCCAAGTATCAGTTCATGAAAAAGGGCAAAGTCGCACTGGAGAAAATACTGGGAAAAGAAATTGATGAAGAGATAGAGATGCATAAACAGTCTAAGCAACCAATTCTCGGATTGTTCAAAGGTGATCTGGCTAGAAGGACAATAATGATCTGGATCAGCTGGTTTTCCGTAAGTTTTGTCTATTATGGAATCTACACGTGGGCGCCAAAGATCTTCATGTCCAAGGGACTGACGCCCGTTTCTTCCCTGTGGTATACCTTTTTCATGTTGATCATGCAACTGCCTGGCTATCTGACCGCAGTGATCCTCATTGAAAGAATTGGGAGAAAACCATCACTAACATTCTTTTTTGGAGGAATGGCGGTTTCGTCAATCGTCATGGCACTGGTGAATAGTTCAGCTCTTCTTCTCGTTGCGAGCGTTTTGATTTCGCTCTTTGTGCTTGGAGCATGGGGAATGGTATACGCATATACACCCGAATTATATCCAACTGAAATGCGTGCGCTTGGAAACGGTGCATCTGGAGTGATGGCAAGAGCAGCTGGAATTGTCGCTCCCTTCTTCACGAATTTGGTTATGGGAGGTACAGGCAGCGTGTTTGTAGTGATGATATTCATGGCTGCCCTGAGTTTGTTTGCTGCGATAATCGTATCCAAAATGGGCGTTGAAACAAAACAGGCGATCATCGAGTGA
- a CDS encoding transcription repressor NadR, which yields MIEKVERHKYIMNLLEGSSVPVKGQFLADETGVSRQMIVKDIDELRKNGSSIVATTRGYLLSKRRTFRMVVSVKHDEEDIYDELSEIITAGGHVIDVSVIHAVYGELKGKLDLSTIDDLNRFIAALKASNAVPLLSLSKDGVHLHTIEADSQESLERIRSILKRKGYLLT from the coding sequence ATGATAGAGAAGGTCGAGAGGCACAAATACATTATGAATCTACTTGAAGGTTCTTCTGTCCCTGTTAAGGGACAGTTTCTCGCCGACGAAACTGGTGTCAGCAGACAGATGATCGTGAAGGACATAGACGAACTGAGAAAAAATGGGTCGAGTATTGTCGCGACAACAAGGGGATACCTTCTCAGCAAAAGAAGGACCTTTAGAATGGTTGTATCGGTGAAACATGATGAAGAAGATATCTATGATGAACTCTCAGAAATCATTACCGCCGGCGGGCATGTAATCGATGTAAGCGTTATCCATGCAGTTTACGGGGAGCTAAAGGGCAAACTAGACCTTTCGACGATAGACGACCTTAACAGGTTCATAGCTGCTCTAAAAGCATCAAATGCAGTTCCTCTTCTCAGTCTTTCCAAAGATGGAGTTCATCTCCATACAATCGAGGCTGACTCTCAAGAGTCTTTAGAAAGAATTAGAAGCATTCTAAAAAGAAAGGGTTACTTGCTTACCTGA
- the minC gene encoding septum site-determining protein MinC, whose translation MPIDFRMTKKGLILLIDSYRSVDELRQDIMKKFADAKDFFSEGDEISLMLTQETSKPDDIVKIVSLLSDLGVHVKDILVGSMEQKDVKVGQKYDLVREKITEVRGAQIIRRNLRSGQIVVHNFDVVVIGNVHPGAEIIAGGSVVIFGSAKGVLRAGYSQGETGVIAAIDLQPSLIQIGNFITQEYDHFDGPAVAHVRTGRIIVEEADNVKFEVKGEAN comes from the coding sequence GTGCCGATTGATTTCAGAATGACTAAGAAGGGCCTGATACTTCTAATTGATTCTTACAGAAGCGTTGACGAACTCAGGCAAGACATCATGAAGAAGTTCGCCGATGCAAAGGATTTTTTTTCTGAAGGAGATGAGATCTCTTTGATGCTTACTCAAGAGACAAGTAAGCCCGACGATATAGTAAAAATCGTCTCATTGCTCAGTGATCTCGGCGTTCATGTTAAAGACATCCTGGTTGGCAGCATGGAGCAAAAGGACGTCAAAGTCGGTCAGAAGTATGATCTCGTAAGAGAGAAGATCACAGAAGTTCGGGGAGCTCAGATTATTAGGCGAAATTTGAGATCTGGTCAAATCGTTGTGCATAATTTTGATGTAGTTGTTATTGGCAACGTTCATCCGGGCGCCGAAATAATAGCTGGAGGGAGCGTAGTGATATTCGGAAGTGCGAAAGGAGTTCTGAGAGCCGGTTATTCCCAGGGCGAGACTGGAGTAATTGCGGCTATCGATTTACAACCGTCGCTCATCCAAATAGGCAACTTCATCACTCAAGAATATGATCATTTTGATGGTCCAGCCGTTGCCCATGTTAGAACGGGAAGAATCATAGTGGAAGAGGCAGACAATGTAAAGTTTGAAGTAAAGGGGGAGGCGAATTGA